The Phycisphaerae bacterium region TCAAGGCCATGCCCAGCCGTCTGGGCGCCTTGCTGGACATGAAGACCAGCGATCTGGAGAAGGTGATCTACTTCCAGGACTATATGGTCGTCGATCCGCTGGATTCGCCGCTCAAGCCTCGCCAACTGCTCAAGGAGGAGGAGTACCGGGCGGCCCGCGAGAAGTACGGCGATCACGGGTTCGTCGCCGAGACCGGCGCCGAGGCGGTCAAACACCTGCTCCAGCACCTCGATCTGGCCAAGACCGCCGAGGAACTGCGCGAGGAGCTGGCCCATACCAACAGCAAGCAGCGGATCAAGGATCTCAGCAAACGGCTGAAGATCGTTGAGAACCTCCGCAAGAGCGGCAACGATCCCGAGTGGATGGTCATGGAGGTCATCCCGGTCATTCCGCCGGACCTCCGCCCCCTCGTCCTCCTGGAGAGCGGAAACTTCGCCACCAGCGACCTCAACGACCTCTACCGCCGGATCATCAACCGCAACAACCGGCTTAAGAAACTGGTCGATCTCAACGCTCCGGAAGTCATCATCCGCAACGAGAAGCGAATGCTCCAGCAGGCGGTCGACGCCCTGTTCGACAACGGCCGGTGCCGACGGGCTGTCCTGGGCAGCAGCAACCGCCCGCTGAAGTCGCTGACCGACATGATCAAGGGCAAGCAGGGGCGGTTCCGCGAGAACCTGCTCGGCAAACGCGTGGACTACTCCGCTCGGTCGGTCATCGTGGTCGGGCCGGAGCTCAAGCTCCACCAGTGCGGTCTGCCCAAGAAGATCGCTCTCGAACTGTATCAGCCATTCATCATCCGCAAGCTCAAGGACCGCGGCTTGGCCGATACCATCAAGAGCGCCAAGAAGATGCTCGAGCGCCGCGACCAGGACATCTGGGATATCCTCGAGGAAGTCATCATCAACCACCCGGTACTGCTCAACCGTGCACCGACCCTCCACCGAATGGGTATCCAGGCGTTCGAGCCGACCCTGGTCGAAGGAAACGCCATCCGCATTCACCCTCTGGTCTGCAAGGGCTTCAACGCCGACTTCGACGGCGATCAGATGGCCGTCCACCTGCCCCTGTCGATCGAGGCCCAGGCGGAGGCCCACGTGCTGATGCTGTCCACCAACAACATCTTCAGCCCGGCCAACGGCAGCCCCATCATGTCCCCGTCCCAGGATATCGTGATGGGGATCTTCTACCTGACACTGGATTACAGCGCTGGCAAAGAAGACCCCCGGCGCAAGCCGCGGTTCTTCAGCACGGCCCATGAGGCCATGATGGCCTATGATCAGCGCAAGATCGGCATCCATGAGAAGATCTTGTGCCGTGTCGACCGCAAGCAGTCGATCACCGCGCAGACCGCCGGAGCCCAGCCCGTGCCGTCCAATGGCATCGTCGAAACCACCGTCGGCCGGCTGATCTTCAACGACATCCTGCCGGCGGCCATGCCAATGTACAACTACCCGCTCAGCCAGAAGGGCTGCGGCCGGGTCATCGCCGACTGCTACCACCAGCTCGGCCGGTCCGCGACCATCGATCTGCTTGACCAGATCAAGAACATCGGCTTCCGCTGGAGCACCCTGGCGGGCCTGTCCATCGGCATCCACGACCTCCGGGTGCCCGCGGCCAAGGGCAAAATCATCGCCGCCGCCCAGAAGATCGTCGACCGTACCGAGCGGGAGTTCAAGCAGGGCTCCATCACCCAGCTCGAGCGACACAACAAGCTGGTCGACGTATGGGTCCACGCCCGCGAGCAGGTCACCAAGGAAATGATGAAGGAGCTGAAGCACGACCGCCGCGACGAGCAGGGAAGCTACATCCTGGAGAACGTCGAGGGCGGCACCTGCTACCTGAACCCGATCTTCCTCATGACCGACTCGGGCGCTCGCGGCTCGGTGGACCAGATCCGCCAGCTGGCCGGCATGCGCGCCCTCATGGCCAAGCCGTCAGGCGAGATCATCGAGACGCCGATCAAGTCCAATTTCCGCGAGGGCCTGACGGTGCTCGAGTACTTCAGCTCGACGCACGGGGCCCGTAAGGGCTTGGCCGATACCGCGCTCAAGACCGCCGACTCCGGCTACCTGACCCGCAAGCTCGCCGACGTCGGTCAGAACGTCATCGTCAACCATCTGGACTGCAGCACGATCAACGGCGTCACCAAGGGTGCGATCTACAAGGGCGAGGAGATCGCCGTTCCGCTCCGCGAGAGCATCGTTGGCCGCTGCGCCCGCGACGCGATCCGCAATCCGATCACCGACCGACTGATCGTCGACGAGAACGAGATCATCACTCGCGAGATTGCCACCCAAATCGAGAAGCTCGGCCTCGACACCATCCGCGTGCGCAGCCCACTCACCTGCGAGAGCCCGCGAGGCGTCTGCGCTCGCTGCTACGGCGTGGACCTCTCCACGAATGTCCTGGTCGAA contains the following coding sequences:
- the rpoC gene encoding DNA-directed RNA polymerase subunit beta', which gives rise to MADNVYDRINDYGSVKISLASPNDIRSWSFGEVKKPETINYRTYRPEKDGLFCERIFGPERDWECACGKYKGTKHKGIICDRCGVKVTHSRVRRKRMGHINLAAPVVHIWFFKAMPSRLGALLDMKTSDLEKVIYFQDYMVVDPLDSPLKPRQLLKEEEYRAAREKYGDHGFVAETGAEAVKHLLQHLDLAKTAEELREELAHTNSKQRIKDLSKRLKIVENLRKSGNDPEWMVMEVIPVIPPDLRPLVLLESGNFATSDLNDLYRRIINRNNRLKKLVDLNAPEVIIRNEKRMLQQAVDALFDNGRCRRAVLGSSNRPLKSLTDMIKGKQGRFRENLLGKRVDYSARSVIVVGPELKLHQCGLPKKIALELYQPFIIRKLKDRGLADTIKSAKKMLERRDQDIWDILEEVIINHPVLLNRAPTLHRMGIQAFEPTLVEGNAIRIHPLVCKGFNADFDGDQMAVHLPLSIEAQAEAHVLMLSTNNIFSPANGSPIMSPSQDIVMGIFYLTLDYSAGKEDPRRKPRFFSTAHEAMMAYDQRKIGIHEKILCRVDRKQSITAQTAGAQPVPSNGIVETTVGRLIFNDILPAAMPMYNYPLSQKGCGRVIADCYHQLGRSATIDLLDQIKNIGFRWSTLAGLSIGIHDLRVPAAKGKIIAAAQKIVDRTEREFKQGSITQLERHNKLVDVWVHAREQVTKEMMKELKHDRRDEQGSYILENVEGGTCYLNPIFLMTDSGARGSVDQIRQLAGMRALMAKPSGEIIETPIKSNFREGLTVLEYFSSTHGARKGLADTALKTADSGYLTRKLADVGQNVIVNHLDCSTINGVTKGAIYKGEEIAVPLRESIVGRCARDAIRNPITDRLIVDENEIITREIATQIEKLGLDTIRVRSPLTCESPRGVCARCYGVDLSTNVLVEEGLAVGIIAAQSIGEPGTQLTMRTFHTGGVATRAVVESEIRNAQAGRISFAELFAVEVPSKEPGGASRIVALKRNGEIIVLDAKNRELERYKVPYGAEILVRDGQEVAARTQLATWDPHLTPTLAEKAGLVRFSDITEGETVRMEQEREGAKYVVIEHKGEKHPQIVIEDREGNVLDYHYLPAKARIEVKEGDSIVPGMLLARQPRAMGGTQDITGGLPRVTEIFEARKPKEPAVMAEISGVVEIHADKRRGKMTIVIKSDGGMTKEHHVPQDKMLLVHGSDRVEAGDPLVDGPLVPHDILRIKGEEALYVYLLNEVQAVYRSQNVTINDKHIEIILRQMLRKVKIESPGDTNFLPSEVVDKFRFRAENDRIENSIKIKDPGDSGLAAGTVVTREDFDAAVAKCEEAAGTPPTKDRKPRRATATTLLLGITKASLGSESFISAASFQETTKVLTEAAISGATDTLLGLKENVILGHLIPAGTAFKKHLNLRVKHLAEPIPEKELAPAEAHAMMAEATAAAADLASGTLAATPVNVPVTAAEGQAPQSGSQE